One Spinacia oleracea cultivar Varoflay chromosome 4, BTI_SOV_V1, whole genome shotgun sequence DNA segment encodes these proteins:
- the LOC110778475 gene encoding uncharacterized protein codes for MEGGPLVLSHCSSSLNCSKLQSTLNHHPSISLWPRQQTSLSCFSSSFSSSSSSAGSNSWQPKIPKPWLKREIKSQPFVSGAGAGPVALKEIDTAPSSLASGKDDDTYTLPRMDKNGRFCSPRAARELALSIVYASCLDGHNPVRLFEKRMNSPRESEYIFDKSSLLRYDHTRFGGPPVITSTVEEADQLLSELEEESAFEAEVLSAPLKLVYSKLLLRFTKKLLGAVVDKWDNHILVIDRVAPTNWKNEPAGRILEFSILHLAMSEICAVGTRHQIVINEAVDLAKRFCDGSAPRVINGCLRTFVQEQS; via the exons ATGGAGGGAGGACCCTTGGTATTGAGTCATTGCAGTAGTAGTTTAAATTGCTCAAAGTTGCAGTCTACTCTTAATCATCATCCTTCAATATCTTTGTGGCCTCGTCAACAAACTTCCCTTTCTTGCTTTAGTTCTAGTTTTAGTTCTAGTAGCAGCAGTGCAGGTAGCAACAGTTGGCAACCTAAGATCCCGAAACCGTGGTTGAAAAGAGAAATTAAAAGCCAGCCTTTTGTGTCTGGTGCTGGGGCTGGACCGGTCGCCCTAAAGGAAATTGATACGGCCCCCTCATCATTGGCGAGTGGTAAAGATGATGACACGTATACATTGCCTAGAATGGATAAAAATGGAAGGTTTTGCAGTCCGAGAGCTGCCCGGGAGCTTGCCTT GTCGATTGTATATGCTTCATGTTTAGATGGGCATAATCCAGTTCGTTTGTTTGAGAAGCGAATGAATTCCCCTAGAG AATCTGAGTATATCTTTGACAAGAGCTCCTTACTTCGATATGATCACACGAGGTTTGGTGGCCCCCCTGTTATCACCTCCACTGTTGAGGAAGCTGATCAACTTCTCAGTGAACTTGAAGAAGAATCAGCTTTTG AAGCAGAAGTTCTGTCAGCTCCTTTGAAGTTGGTATATAGCAAACTGCTTCTGAG ATTCACGAAGAAACTTTTAGGTGCAGTGGTGGATAAATGGGATAATCATATCCTCGTGATTGACAGAGTAGCACCAACAAATTGGAAG AATGAGCCAGCCGGAAGAATTTTGGAGTTCTCAATTCTTCATTTAGCAATGTCCGAAATCTGTGCAGTTGGAACAAGACATCAAATTGTTATCAATGag GCTGTGGATCTTGCAAAACGGTTTTGTGATGGTTCAGCTCCTCGTGTGATAAATGGTTGTTTGCGAACTTTTGTCCAAGAACAATCATGA
- the LOC110778476 gene encoding peptide deformylase 1A, chloroplastic/mitochondrial: MEAIPRFSNRLLSLSSINPNTKSLITPFLRLQLSQIPTFNQLPISPNPLKTTRFFLSTKTLNPSSPPSTSITRAGWLLGLGNNKRQKQLPDLVKAGDPVLHEAAREVDPKDIGSEKIQKIIDDMIGVMRMAPGVGLAAPQIGIPLKIIVLEDTKEFISYAPKEEIKAQDRRPFDLLVIVNPVLKKKSNKTALFFEGCLSVDGYRAVVERSLDVEVKGLDRYGQPVKVDASGWQARILQHECDHLEGTLYVDRMAPKTFRTVENLDLPLAVGCPKLGAR; encoded by the exons ATGGAGGCAATTCCCCGCTTCTCCAACcgcctcctttctctctcctccatcaaCCCCAACACTAAATCCCTCATCACTCCTTTTCTCCGCCTCCAATTATCACAAATTCCCACATTTAACCAATTACCCATTTCCCCAAACCCGCTTAAAACCACCCGTTTTTTCCTCAGCACAAAAACCCTCAACCCTTCTTCTCCACCCTCCACATCAATAACCCGGGCAGGTTGGTTACTGGGTCTTGGTAACAATAAGCGGCAGAAGCAGTTGCCCGACTTGGTTAAAGCGGGTGACCCGGTTCTCCATGAAGCTGCCCGAGAAGTTGACCCTAAAGATATCGGGTCGGAAAAGATCCAAAAGATAATTGATGATATGATTGGGGTTATGAGGATGGCCCCTGGAGTTGGACTTGCTGCTCCCCAGATTGGTATCCCTTTAAAG ATTATTGTGTTGGAAGATACAAAAGAGTTCATCAGTTATGCGCCAAAAGAGGAAATCAAAGCACAAGATAGACGCCCTTTTGATCTTCTG GTTATCGTGAATCCAGTATTGAAAAAGAAGAGCAACAAAACGGCGCTTTTCTTTGAAGGCTGCCTGAG TGTTGATGGATATAGAGCGGTTGTGGAGAGAAGCCTTGATGTCGAAGTCAAAGGATTGGATCGATATGGGCAGCCCGTAAAAGTGGACGCTTCAGGATGGCAGGCCCGTATTCTTCAGCACGAGTGTGACCATTTGGAGGGTACTCTTTATGTGGACAGGATGGCACCAAAGACATTCAGAACTGTTGAAAACTTAGATTTACCTCTTGCAGTTGGCTGTCCGAAGCTTGGGGCACGCTAG